Within Cetobacterium somerae ATCC BAA-474, the genomic segment TTAATCCAAAAGAGGTGAAAAATGAAAGTAAAAAATATACATTTTAAAAATCATAAAGTTTTAAAAAATTTAGCAATAGATTTTACTAATAACGGTGAAGTTCTTGATACTGTGGTTATTGCAGGTATTAATGGAAGTGGAAAAACAAATCTTTTAAAATATATCTATGATTATTTTGATAAAAATTATTATTATTATAATGATTTAACAAACTCTGTAAAGTTTGTATTTGAAAAAGAAGAGGAAGAAATAA encodes:
- a CDS encoding AAA family ATPase, which translates into the protein MKVKNIHFKNHKVLKNLAIDFTNNGEVLDTVVIAGINGSGKTNLLKYIYDYFDKNYYYYNDLTNSVKFVFEKEEEEI